One window from the genome of Cryobacterium sp. GrIS_2_6 encodes:
- a CDS encoding LuxR C-terminal-related transcriptional regulator produces MKSSIHRDTLGAILELATAPHESAMLVVGEPGSGKSRLLASVEPIAGIEIFRVRINPAEAGFPLSGLSAFVASFQTPAAAALSSELLIPGEADARLAARAAELLALIRDFTPATTLLLIDDLDLMDLPSQTVFAMVAARLGGTGLRLVGTVCAEPPVGPLASLPRITLDRLTFAESMLLATELLGSQSDEALRRMLASSSSGSPSEIARNARLLTSRHLGNAAPVALPFRASRAPSTRTSQEPDDQHLLLAMLSCSYLSSQDPIRQSGDPIRGALEELLSAGTVIRDGRYLRISDSALRSHLYWSIDAGTRAEFHARAARSEDAPGGDPGLAAWHRSWADAGSLSSDELLASAAEFGRRGLIWQSVELAERALALALDATGSPEALLEVAEALYLQGELSYAARYARLGQRRTGSLATVTKLATLRSGIEFMSTHQLLTTDLDDWVGPRGASGRTEDLARMLGMSALSHAERWEVDAAREALARGRHLLESATPESVELHELSALLLSALEGDPGPSTRMFERLSRHGWTEETSARALSVLGRSLTFIDRYGDARRVLRTVVGLEPPPDPIVLQTARYYLAENEILAGNQFEAMAIIESLTGSGTEQVHRRPLQLLTAWYWQARGDRVRADAAIELCNRSFATSDHPALAARLVADQGRFALMEGRFDDAIAFLHRAGAIGSAFRNPSLLRSHVDLIEAYVLSGRLREAVIQFREFRARARLFHTRWTVLATARAEALLTPGEASIAVFEQAAGLWQPGDSQFEQGRTLLSFADRLVSLGHGREGADQYLAARMIFTQLGAIPWARKADAVRLGTHAPSVNPLLATLAPDERLVAELVQQGKRNKEIAAELFVSLRTVEVRLTRTYNKLGAKSRSHLIALLSGTGTVLSDGAASGMV; encoded by the coding sequence ATGAAGTCCAGCATCCACCGCGACACGCTGGGCGCGATCCTCGAACTCGCAACCGCCCCTCATGAGTCAGCCATGCTGGTCGTCGGGGAGCCCGGATCCGGCAAATCGCGCCTACTCGCCTCCGTCGAACCGATCGCAGGGATCGAGATCTTCCGGGTCAGGATCAATCCTGCGGAAGCCGGCTTCCCGCTCTCCGGCCTCTCGGCCTTCGTCGCCTCGTTCCAGACCCCGGCCGCCGCGGCGCTCTCGAGCGAACTCCTCATCCCCGGCGAAGCGGATGCCCGGCTCGCCGCCCGCGCGGCGGAACTCCTCGCCCTGATCCGCGACTTCACCCCCGCGACAACCCTCCTCCTGATCGACGACCTCGACCTGATGGACCTCCCGAGCCAGACCGTGTTCGCGATGGTCGCGGCGCGCCTCGGCGGCACGGGGCTGCGCCTCGTGGGCACCGTGTGTGCAGAGCCCCCCGTCGGCCCGCTCGCTTCGCTCCCGCGCATCACCCTCGACCGCCTCACCTTCGCCGAATCGATGCTCCTCGCGACCGAACTTCTCGGGTCCCAGTCCGACGAGGCGCTCCGGCGGATGCTGGCATCCTCCTCATCGGGAAGTCCGTCCGAAATCGCCAGGAACGCCCGGCTCCTGACCAGCAGGCACCTCGGGAACGCCGCCCCTGTCGCCCTGCCGTTCCGCGCCTCCCGCGCTCCCTCGACGCGGACCTCGCAGGAACCGGACGACCAGCACCTCCTGCTGGCGATGCTGTCCTGCTCCTACCTGAGCAGCCAGGATCCGATCCGGCAGAGCGGCGACCCCATCCGAGGCGCCCTGGAAGAACTCCTGTCCGCGGGAACCGTCATCCGCGACGGCCGGTACCTCCGGATTTCGGACTCAGCGCTGCGTTCCCATCTCTATTGGTCAATCGACGCCGGTACCCGCGCCGAATTCCATGCCCGTGCCGCCCGCAGCGAGGACGCACCCGGCGGGGATCCCGGCCTCGCCGCGTGGCACCGCAGCTGGGCGGACGCCGGCAGCCTCTCCTCGGACGAACTGCTCGCTTCCGCTGCCGAATTCGGCCGCAGGGGCCTGATCTGGCAGTCCGTCGAACTCGCCGAACGCGCCCTCGCCCTCGCGCTCGACGCCACCGGAAGCCCCGAGGCCCTGCTCGAGGTCGCGGAGGCGCTGTACCTGCAGGGCGAACTCTCCTATGCGGCCCGCTATGCCAGGCTCGGCCAGCGCAGGACCGGCTCGCTCGCCACGGTCACAAAGCTCGCGACCCTGCGCAGCGGAATCGAATTCATGTCGACCCACCAGCTGCTCACGACCGACCTCGACGACTGGGTAGGGCCGCGCGGCGCGAGCGGCAGGACGGAAGACCTCGCCCGCATGCTCGGCATGAGCGCCCTCAGTCACGCCGAGCGCTGGGAGGTCGACGCCGCGCGGGAAGCCCTCGCCAGGGGCCGTCATCTCCTCGAAAGCGCAACCCCGGAGTCCGTCGAACTCCACGAGCTGTCCGCACTGCTGCTGTCCGCTCTCGAGGGTGACCCTGGACCCTCGACCCGGATGTTCGAGCGGCTGTCCCGGCACGGCTGGACCGAGGAGACGAGCGCCAGGGCCCTGTCCGTCCTCGGCCGCAGCCTCACGTTCATCGACCGATACGGCGACGCCAGGCGGGTACTGCGCACCGTCGTCGGCCTCGAGCCCCCGCCGGACCCGATCGTCCTGCAGACGGCCAGATACTACCTCGCGGAGAACGAAATTCTCGCCGGAAACCAATTCGAGGCCATGGCCATCATCGAATCGCTCACAGGATCCGGGACGGAACAGGTGCATCGCCGCCCGCTCCAGCTGCTGACGGCCTGGTACTGGCAGGCCCGCGGAGACCGAGTGCGCGCGGACGCGGCGATCGAGCTCTGCAACCGCAGCTTCGCGACGAGCGACCATCCGGCTCTCGCCGCCCGGCTCGTTGCCGACCAGGGCCGGTTCGCCCTCATGGAGGGCCGGTTCGACGATGCGATCGCATTCCTGCACCGGGCCGGCGCAATCGGGTCAGCGTTCCGCAACCCCTCGCTGCTCCGGAGCCACGTCGACCTGATCGAGGCATACGTGCTGTCCGGCCGACTGCGGGAGGCCGTGATCCAGTTCCGTGAGTTCCGGGCCAGGGCCCGGCTCTTCCACACCCGGTGGACGGTGCTCGCCACTGCGCGGGCCGAGGCCCTCCTGACACCCGGCGAGGCATCCATCGCCGTCTTTGAACAGGCCGCTGGCCTCTGGCAGCCGGGCGATTCGCAATTCGAGCAGGGCCGCACCCTCCTGAGCTTCGCCGACCGGCTCGTGAGCCTCGGGCACGGCAGGGAAGGCGCAGACCAGTACCTGGCCGCACGGATGATCTTCACCCAACTCGGCGCCATCCCGTGGGCCAGAAAAGCGGATGCCGTCCGCCTGGGCACCCACGCCCCGAGCGTCAATCCCCTCCTCGCGACCCTTGCCCCCGACGAACGACTCGTCGCCGAACTCGTGCAACAGGGCAAACGCAACAAGGAGATCGCCGCCGAGCTCTTCGTGTCCCTGCGCACAGTGGAGGTGCGCCTCACCCGGACATACAACAAGCTCGGTGCCAAGTCCCGTTCGCACCTGATCGCGCTGCTCTCCGGCACCGGCACGGTACTCTCAGACGGCGCGGCAAGCGGGATGGTCTGA
- a CDS encoding MDR family oxidoreductase produces MTSETQFRAIVVERTVAEDGTKSQHATLTLVDDSFLMPGDVTITVDYSSLNYKDGLALAGRPGVIRSWPLIAGIDLVGTVESSEDPRWAPGDRVILNGSGLGETHHGGLAERARVSGASLVRLPAGISALRAAAIGTAGFTAMLAVLALERAGTTPDSGPVLVTGAAGGVGSIAVALLSARGYRVTASTGRVDELGDYLRGLGAEAILDRSTLSEPGKPLQAQRWAAAVDSVGSATLANVLAQANYGAVITACGLAQGADLPTTVMPFILRGVSLVGINSVEAPPALREQAWSRLESDLDLALLDGLTSGITLEEAIPAADDILAGRLHGRTVVAIHE; encoded by the coding sequence ATGACTAGTGAGACTCAGTTCCGCGCCATCGTCGTCGAACGAACTGTTGCGGAGGACGGCACGAAGTCGCAGCACGCGACGCTCACGCTCGTCGACGATTCCTTCCTGATGCCGGGTGACGTGACCATCACCGTCGACTACTCGAGCCTCAACTACAAGGACGGGCTCGCGCTCGCCGGCCGCCCCGGGGTCATCCGCTCCTGGCCCCTCATCGCCGGGATCGACCTCGTCGGCACCGTCGAGTCGAGCGAGGACCCGCGCTGGGCACCAGGAGACCGGGTCATCCTGAACGGCTCCGGCCTGGGCGAGACCCACCACGGCGGCCTCGCCGAACGCGCGAGGGTCTCCGGCGCATCTTTGGTACGCCTGCCCGCCGGGATCAGTGCCCTTCGGGCCGCCGCGATCGGCACGGCCGGATTCACCGCCATGCTCGCCGTGCTCGCGCTCGAACGCGCCGGGACAACGCCGGACTCCGGCCCTGTGCTCGTCACCGGCGCCGCCGGCGGCGTCGGCTCGATCGCGGTGGCCCTGCTCTCGGCCAGGGGCTACCGGGTGACGGCATCGACCGGCCGCGTCGACGAACTCGGCGACTACCTCCGCGGCCTCGGGGCCGAGGCGATCCTGGACCGGAGCACCCTCTCCGAGCCCGGAAAACCGCTTCAGGCCCAGCGCTGGGCCGCGGCCGTCGACTCCGTCGGAAGCGCCACCCTCGCCAATGTCCTCGCCCAGGCGAACTACGGGGCCGTGATCACCGCGTGCGGCCTCGCCCAGGGCGCCGACCTCCCGACGACGGTGATGCCCTTCATCCTGCGCGGGGTCAGCCTTGTGGGCATCAATTCCGTCGAGGCCCCACCGGCCCTCCGGGAACAGGCATGGTCGCGGCTCGAATCCGACCTCGACCTGGCGCTCCTCGACGGCCTGACGTCGGGCATCACGCTCGAGGAAGCGATCCCGGCGGCCGATGACATCCTCGCGGGTCGGCTGCACGGGCGCACAGTCGTCGCGATCCACGAATAG
- a CDS encoding rhodanese-related sulfurtransferase yields MAIPKILLYYVFTPIADPEAVRLWQRDLCEALALRGRILISKDGLNGTIGGDLPAVKRYVRKTREYPAFHDIDFRWSEGTGLDETGLSLDFPRLVVKVREEIVSFGAPADLTVTAAGVQGGGTRLSPAALHELAAERGDDLVFFDGRNSFEAKIGRFRGAVVPDVATTRDFAAELDSGRFDHLKNRPVVTYCTGGIRCEVLSSLMKDRGFGEVYQLDGGIVGYGEAYGNAGLWDGSLYVFDQRMSVDFAGDTAVLGRCACCAAATNQMQNCREPSCRAQLVVCPGCAAPAPACPAHS; encoded by the coding sequence GTGGCCATTCCGAAGATCCTGCTTTACTACGTCTTCACGCCGATCGCCGACCCCGAGGCCGTGCGACTCTGGCAGCGTGACCTGTGCGAAGCCCTCGCCCTCCGCGGTCGCATCCTGATCTCGAAGGACGGGCTCAACGGCACGATCGGCGGCGACCTCCCGGCCGTGAAACGTTACGTGCGGAAGACGCGCGAGTACCCGGCGTTCCACGACATAGACTTCCGGTGGAGCGAAGGCACCGGGCTCGACGAGACCGGCCTGAGCCTCGACTTCCCGCGCCTCGTGGTGAAAGTGCGCGAGGAGATCGTGAGCTTCGGCGCTCCCGCCGACCTCACGGTCACCGCGGCAGGAGTGCAAGGCGGCGGCACCCGGCTCTCCCCCGCCGCGCTGCACGAACTCGCCGCCGAGCGCGGCGACGACCTGGTCTTCTTCGACGGCCGCAATTCCTTCGAAGCGAAGATCGGACGCTTCCGGGGCGCCGTCGTTCCCGACGTCGCGACGACCCGCGACTTCGCCGCCGAGCTCGACAGCGGCCGGTTCGACCACCTCAAGAACCGGCCGGTCGTGACGTACTGCACCGGCGGCATCCGCTGCGAGGTGCTCAGCTCACTGATGAAGGACCGCGGATTCGGCGAGGTCTACCAGCTCGATGGCGGCATCGTGGGGTACGGCGAGGCATACGGGAATGCCGGTCTCTGGGACGGTTCGCTTTATGTCTTCGACCAGCGGATGTCCGTCGACTTCGCCGGGGACACCGCGGTCCTCGGTCGCTGCGCCTGTTGCGCGGCAGCGACGAACCAGATGCAGAACTGCCGCGAGCCGTCCTGCCGCGCACAGCTCGTCGTCTGCCCTGGCTGCGCCGCTCCGGCGCCCGCCTGCCCCGCGCACTCCTAA
- a CDS encoding cation:proton antiporter: MDYPLPGVFGILTIVSVAVIAPRLGFAAPLLLVLIGIAASLVPGVPAFDFPPELILAVVLPPLLYSAAVTVPLHDFRRNATAITGLSVLLVIVSAVASGALFHWLLPRLSAPAALALGAVVSPTDAVAATSMGRRLGLPPRLVTLLEGEGLLNDASALVLLRCAIAATAGGVSLIGVAGDFVFAVGVAIGIGLVVGHLTVWLRSRVGNVVLNTTISFAVPFLAFIPTDHVHASGVLAVVVAGLVTGHRGPLVFTAEVRISERVNWRTIQFVLENGVFLLMGLELKYLVGEVHEDHVSVIEAVGIGLLATVVLVGVRGAFVVPLIAQLTRHERRARAGGREVDSALRRLRTARHEDVAQARAHRRLTRKRADLDFQTVESLGWRDGAVLDWSGMRGVVALAAAQSLPTGIPYRPQLIFIAFTVALVTLLVQGGTLPLLIRRLGLTGSAEADDQRGFAALVGQVSAAGLESLGNPALAQDDGEPFTAEALSRVRADSIRRAQALDETATPATGAPHHQNRALRLRVLARERAALLDARDTGVYGSHLIERAQRMLDLEETRLTSNPWA, from the coding sequence ATGGACTATCCCCTTCCCGGCGTCTTCGGCATCCTGACCATCGTGTCGGTTGCCGTCATCGCGCCGCGGCTCGGGTTCGCCGCCCCGCTCCTCCTCGTACTCATCGGGATCGCGGCGAGCCTTGTCCCCGGCGTACCGGCCTTCGACTTCCCGCCCGAGCTCATCCTCGCGGTCGTCCTCCCTCCGCTCCTCTATTCGGCGGCGGTCACCGTGCCGTTGCACGACTTCCGCCGCAACGCAACGGCGATCACCGGGCTCTCGGTGCTGCTCGTGATCGTGAGCGCCGTCGCGAGCGGAGCGCTGTTCCACTGGTTACTGCCCCGCCTCAGCGCTCCCGCCGCCCTCGCGCTCGGTGCGGTCGTGAGTCCGACGGATGCGGTCGCCGCGACCTCGATGGGGCGCCGGCTTGGGCTGCCACCCCGGTTGGTGACCCTGCTGGAGGGTGAGGGACTGCTCAACGACGCCTCGGCCCTCGTACTGCTCCGCTGTGCGATCGCGGCGACGGCAGGCGGGGTGTCCCTGATCGGCGTGGCCGGGGACTTCGTGTTCGCGGTCGGAGTCGCGATCGGGATCGGTCTCGTCGTGGGGCACCTGACCGTGTGGCTGAGGTCGCGCGTGGGGAACGTCGTACTCAACACGACGATCTCATTCGCGGTGCCGTTCCTCGCGTTCATCCCGACCGACCACGTCCACGCGTCCGGGGTGCTCGCCGTCGTCGTCGCCGGGCTCGTGACCGGGCATCGGGGACCGCTGGTCTTCACGGCGGAGGTGCGGATCAGCGAACGGGTGAACTGGCGGACGATCCAGTTCGTGCTCGAGAACGGCGTCTTCCTCCTGATGGGCCTCGAACTGAAGTACCTGGTCGGCGAGGTGCACGAGGACCATGTCAGCGTCATCGAGGCCGTCGGTATCGGGCTTCTCGCGACCGTCGTCCTCGTCGGCGTCCGGGGCGCCTTCGTCGTCCCCCTTATCGCCCAGCTCACACGACACGAGCGAAGGGCCCGCGCCGGCGGCCGGGAGGTCGACTCCGCACTGCGGCGGTTGCGCACGGCCAGGCACGAGGATGTCGCCCAGGCCAGGGCCCACAGGAGGCTGACCAGGAAGCGGGCGGACCTCGACTTCCAGACGGTCGAGAGCCTCGGCTGGCGGGACGGCGCTGTGCTCGACTGGTCGGGGATGCGAGGCGTCGTCGCGCTCGCCGCCGCGCAGTCGCTGCCGACCGGCATCCCCTACCGGCCGCAGCTGATCTTCATCGCGTTCACCGTTGCCCTCGTGACACTGCTCGTGCAGGGCGGCACCCTGCCGCTGCTGATCCGCAGGCTCGGGCTCACCGGAAGCGCCGAGGCGGATGACCAGCGTGGCTTCGCAGCCCTGGTCGGCCAGGTCAGCGCGGCCGGTCTCGAGAGTCTCGGCAACCCTGCGCTCGCGCAGGACGATGGCGAACCGTTCACTGCGGAGGCGCTGTCCCGGGTGCGTGCGGACAGCATCCGCCGTGCACAGGCGCTCGACGAGACGGCGACCCCGGCCACCGGCGCCCCACACCACCAGAACCGTGCGCTCCGGCTGCGCGTGCTCGCACGTGAGCGCGCCGCCCTGCTCGACGCCCGTGATACCGGGGTCTACGGCTCGCACCTCATCGAGAGGGCCCAGCGCATGCTCGACCTCGAGGAAACCCGGCTGACCTCCAACCCCTGGGCATAA